A single region of the Rhodococcus sp. W8901 genome encodes:
- a CDS encoding N-acyl-D-amino-acid deacylase family protein, which yields MSYDAIVKNGRWFDGTGAPSATRHLGIRDGRVATVSAAALDETDCPRVIDAAGKWVIPGMLDIHTHYDVEVLLRPQLDESVRHGVTTVFVGSCSLSTVHVGPSDAGDLFGRVEAIPRRHVVDGLEERKTWNSAREYVDALESLPLGANVAAFIGHSDMRAALMGLDRATRKEIKPTASELAAMEQQLTEALDAGFVGMSSQQLMFDKLDGEVCRSRTLPSTYATAKERRRLNAILRRRRRALQGGPDVARPQSMVVMALSSLGIFRKPLKTSLLSAADVKAIPGVVKVFPLMAKVINGLGGDFRWQHLPVPFEVYSDGIDLPVFEEFGSGAAALHLSNQIDARRDLLADENYRRRFRKDYDKKYGPRVWHRDFFDAEIVECPDESVIGKTFGQVGEDRGGVHPVDAFLDLVVEYGPKVRWRTTISNHRPEVLNTLAADPGVQLGFSDAGAHLRNMAFYNFGLRFLRRVRDAERAGTPFLSVEQAVHRVTGELADWYGLDAGHLREGDRADLVVVDPEHLDASLDTYAECPIPEYDNLSRMVNRNDDTVSAVFVGGEYVFGDGQPAPTLGSARTGRFLEAR from the coding sequence ATGAGTTACGACGCGATCGTCAAGAACGGCCGGTGGTTCGACGGCACCGGCGCCCCGTCCGCAACCCGACACCTCGGTATCCGAGACGGCCGGGTGGCCACAGTCTCGGCCGCCGCGCTCGACGAGACCGACTGCCCGCGGGTGATCGACGCGGCCGGCAAGTGGGTGATCCCGGGCATGCTCGACATCCACACGCACTACGACGTCGAGGTCCTGCTGCGTCCCCAACTGGACGAGTCGGTGCGGCACGGCGTCACCACCGTGTTCGTGGGCTCGTGCTCGCTGTCGACGGTCCATGTCGGGCCGTCGGACGCCGGTGACCTGTTCGGCCGGGTCGAGGCGATCCCCCGTCGCCACGTCGTCGACGGGCTCGAGGAGCGCAAGACGTGGAACTCGGCACGCGAGTACGTCGACGCGCTCGAATCGCTGCCGCTGGGAGCGAACGTCGCGGCGTTCATCGGCCACTCCGACATGCGGGCGGCGCTGATGGGCCTGGACCGGGCCACTCGCAAGGAGATCAAGCCGACCGCGTCCGAACTCGCCGCGATGGAGCAGCAGTTGACCGAGGCGCTCGACGCCGGCTTCGTCGGGATGTCCTCGCAGCAGCTGATGTTCGACAAGCTCGACGGCGAGGTCTGCCGGTCCCGCACGCTGCCGTCGACGTACGCGACCGCCAAGGAGCGTCGCCGACTCAACGCGATCCTGCGACGCCGCCGCCGGGCGCTGCAGGGCGGCCCGGATGTGGCCCGCCCGCAGAGCATGGTGGTGATGGCACTCAGCAGCCTCGGCATCTTCCGCAAGCCGCTCAAGACGAGCCTGCTATCGGCCGCCGACGTCAAGGCGATCCCCGGTGTGGTGAAGGTCTTTCCGCTGATGGCGAAGGTCATCAACGGCCTGGGCGGCGACTTCCGTTGGCAGCACCTGCCGGTCCCGTTCGAGGTGTACTCCGACGGCATCGACCTGCCGGTGTTCGAGGAATTCGGTTCCGGCGCGGCGGCCCTGCACCTGTCGAACCAGATCGACGCGCGCCGCGATCTGCTGGCCGACGAGAACTATCGCCGGCGCTTCCGCAAGGACTACGACAAGAAGTACGGGCCCCGGGTGTGGCACCGCGACTTCTTCGACGCCGAGATCGTCGAGTGCCCGGACGAATCGGTCATCGGGAAGACGTTCGGTCAGGTCGGGGAGGATCGCGGCGGCGTGCATCCCGTCGACGCGTTCCTCGACCTGGTGGTCGAGTACGGACCGAAGGTCCGCTGGCGGACCACGATCTCGAACCACCGCCCCGAGGTGCTGAATACGCTCGCCGCCGATCCCGGTGTGCAGCTGGGCTTCTCCGATGCAGGCGCGCACCTGCGGAACATGGCGTTCTACAACTTCGGACTGCGCTTCCTGCGACGCGTGCGCGACGCCGAGCGGGCGGGTACGCCGTTCCTGTCGGTGGAGCAGGCGGTCCATCGGGTCACCGGTGAGCTCGCCGACTGGTACGGCCTCGACGCGGGTCACCTCAGGGAGGGCGACCGCGCCGACCTGGTGGTCGTCGACCCCGAGCATCTCGACGCCTCGCTCGACACGTACGCCGAGTGCCCGATCCCCGAGTACGACAACCTCTCCCGGATGGTGAACCGCAACGACGACACCGTCTCGGCCGTCTTCGTCGGCGGCGAGTACGTCTTCGGCGACGGGCAGCCCGCGCCTACCCTGGGCAGCGCACGGACCGGGAGGTTCCTCGAGGCTCGGTGA